The Ignavibacteriales bacterium genomic sequence TAACACAGTAATTGTAGATCAATCAATACTTGGTCGTGCTTCTGTAACCGGCTCGGGAACGATTTTTACAATAACATTTGAGCCTTTTGCTGAAGGAACAACTACTGTACAAGTTGCATCTTTAAGTCTTAGGGATATCAACAATTTAGAAATAACTGCCATATCTGTACCAGCTGAGATTATTGTGAGTTCTTCTGTTGTTAATGCCGAGGTATTTTTACAAGGTCCATATGATTCTGGTTCGATGTTAACAACGCTGAATAGTTCTGGTGTTATTCCGCTCACTCAGCCATATTCGGGTCCTCCTTGGAATTATGCCGGTACTGAATCTGTAGCCACTGATTTTTTTACAACCCATCCCAGCATAGTTGATTGGGTTTTAGTGGAACTGAGAACAGCAACATCTGCAAGTTCTACAATTGCAACTCGAGCTGCACTTTTAAAAAATGACGGAGTTATTGTTGATCTTGATGGTGTAAGTCCTGTATCGTTTTTGTTTCTAAATTCTAATGACAACTACATCGTAATAAAACACCGTAACCATCTTGCAATAATGAGTTCAACAAATATTCAACTTACAAGTACAACCCCTTTATATGATTTTACAAGTTCACAATTGCAAGCTTATGGATCCAATGCTATGATTGAGCTTGATGTGGGAATATTCGGTATGATTGCAGCTGATGCAAATGGAAATGGACAGGTACAGAATAACGACAGAGAAAATTATTGGGTACCGCAAAATGGACAGTCCGGATATAAAGCAGCTGATTATAATTTAAATGGACAAGTACAGAATAATGATAATGAATTTTATTGGGTCCCAAATAATGGTAAAGGGACACAAGTACCAAATTGAAATTTTATATTTATAAAAATTATTTATTCAGGAGTTAGTTATGAGCAGTTTGATACGAACATTATTAATAGCATTGGTATACGTTTTATTAATTTCATTTTATCAAAATCCAACACTTGCTCAAGTAGGCATTACCTTTAAATTTGCAAATCCTGTACTCACTAATGTTTTAGATGATCATTTTTTAGAATTTGATATAACTGCGGAGGCAACTGCAAATAGCCAATTTAAAATTGCTCAGTTATACATAAACTATAATACATTAGGATTTGGCAGCAACTTAGTTACAAATGGAAACATCACCGTAACAGAAGGGATACTACTTACAGACACTTTTTTGGGCAGCCCACCAAGTAATTTTGGCGCTGGAAATTATTCAGCAACCGTAGTTGGACAATACAGATTTAATTTTCGCAATTCAAAATGATTATGCATATTCAGCTTACGGAACATATCCCGGCAGGGGATTCGAATTAACTAATATGCTTGGAACAACGCCCCAAGTTTACGTCCATGTGAAAATGAAAATATTTGATCAGACTGAAAGTAGTGGTCTTAGCTTTAATACTACTATAAATCAGTGGGACTTACAAGATTATTATTATACAACACCGTCTACAGATCTGCAGACAAATTATACCCCAGTAGTTGAGTCTTCCATTTTAGATGTTCCTTTGGAAGCTATCATAAAGTTTCATTTATTACGGGAAATGGAAATTCGAACTCACCAAAAGAATATTCTTATATTGATAAAGATCTTCAGCGTGGTAGTTATGCTTATAGATTGAAACAGATAGATAATGACGGTCAATTTGAATATTCACCAGTTGTTAATGTTGAAGTAGCTGCACCAATGAAATATGAGTTGACTCAAAATTATCCTAATCCTTTTAACCCATCAACTAATATTAAGTTTACTATTCCTGAAGCAGGATTAGTAAAACTCAGTGTATTTAATTTACTTGGTCAAGAAATTAAGACATTAGTTGATGAACAAAGACAGCCTGGAACATACACTCAAAAATTCGATGCAACCGAACTTAACAGCGGAGTATATTTTTATGAGTTGAGAGTCAACGATTTTATCCAAACAAAGAAAATGCAATTCTTAAAGTAGAATTCAATTGAAGAAATTAATTATACATATAATAATAGCAATATTTTTGTCGAGTTATTCGATTCTCAGCCAGCAAACCGTTTTATTAGTATCACCATCTGAGATGAATATAAATTTATTTTCTACATCGGAAATAATAATAAAAGTCGAAAATATTAATGCATTTAGGGCATATAGCATTCATCTTGGATACGACTCACAGAAATTGAGGTGTTTGAATATATCTCGATCAAGTTTTTTTTCTAACTGGCAAACTTTTTTTTACGCGACTATAGACAGTAACTCGAATATATTAAAGATAGATGAGGCAATCCTTGGCCCTGGTTATGAAGATGGAAGTGGGGATTTGATTAAAATACAATTTCAGGCTCTTGAAGAAGGTGATATTAGTCTAAACTTTTTAACAACTGACCTTCGGGATACTTCAGATAATCAAATTCCAATACAATCCCAAAATGGGGTAATTCATATTTTTGGACCGACATTTATTAATAATGAGATACAAAATTCATCAGATATAGGGTTGCAATCTTATCCAAACCCTTTTAATTCTTCAACAAGAATTGATTACACGGCAAAATATGGTGCAGATACTGATTTTTATATATATTCAATTACAGGGGAAGAAATATTTTCATACAGAGTAGATGCAAATAGTGATAGAAATATTTCATTCACATGGCATGGTAAGAGCAGTGATGGAACGGTTCTGCCAAGTGGTGTTTATTTGCTAACCGTGCAAAACAAAAATGATTTTCAAAGAATTAAAATTATATTACTTAAATAATGATTATTATGAAGAAATTATTACTGTTAAGCATATTGTTCTTCCACTTCAATTTGGTTGCACAGACTGATGTTTATATCACACCGCAATCAATCGTTCTTACAGGGCAAAATACAATTAAACTTGATGTAATGATAGCCAATGTTAATAATCTTCATGGTTACAGCGTTGCAATTAGCTTTAATAATTCTGTAGTTAAACTTAATAGTGTTGTTGAAGGTACATTTTTATCTTCTGTTGCAAGTACGGTATTTTTTACTAATCCTGCAACAATTATAAATAATGTTTTGGTGGATGCGGCAATATTAGGTCCCAATAATGCGAGCGGTTCCGGTAAACTTTTTTCACTAAACTTTCAAGCCTTATCAGCGGGTACCAGTAATATTAATATAACTTTGGTTCAGTTATTTGAAAATAATGGTTCAAGTATACCAGTTGATTGGACTTCTTCTCAAATAGTAGTTCCCTTATCAATAAACGTAAAATCATTTCTTCAAGGCCCATTTAATGGGAGTGATATGAGCACTACTTTAAATTTATCAGGGTATATTCCACTTATTCAACCGTATTCTGTTCAACCATGGAATTATTCAGGAACTGAATCAGTTAGCACAAGTTTCTTTAATACACACCAAAATATCGTAGACTGGATTTTAATCGAATT encodes the following:
- a CDS encoding T9SS type A sorting domain-containing protein, producing the protein MNINLFSTSEIIIKVENINAFRAYSIHLGYDSQKLRCLNISRSSFFSNWQTFFYATIDSNSNILKIDEAILGPGYEDGSGDLIKIQFQALEEGDISLNFLTTDLRDTSDNQIPIQSQNGVIHIFGPTFINNEIQNSSDIGLQSYPNPFNSSTRIDYTAKYGADTDFYIYSITGEEIFSYRVDANSDRNISFTWHGKSSDGTVLPSGVYLLTVQNKNDFQRIKIILLK
- a CDS encoding T9SS type A sorting domain-containing protein; translation: MKQIDNDGQFEYSPVVNVEVAAPMKYELTQNYPNPFNPSTNIKFTIPEAGLVKLSVFNLLGQEIKTLVDEQRQPGTYTQKFDATELNSGVYFYELRVNDFIQTKKMQFLK